In one bacterium genomic region, the following are encoded:
- a CDS encoding thioredoxin family protein yields MRPLRPAIALLLLTALGPLAVLAQDDTAATPPAAGDSAPAPVWQESFDRAVGIATGERRQMLLVFQTEWCPWSRAMNESTWTDTQILERAKTLVFVRIDGDLDTATVSRFRVSRFPTTILATDKAVEVDRFVGYFGPRELDKELTRALEGTGTVWELERLTSETKNDPKVLLALGKKYIERNEFDRAAEYLSRAKLLDQDGGLGVVDDILFTEARIERERKNWYKAIEIFKKLIKDHPESEWREDSELYTAWLYAQASDRKEATKRFTQFLKERSGSSETQWVQRQLNRLAAADSAAASSANQGSQTP; encoded by the coding sequence ATGCGACCGTTGCGGCCTGCCATCGCTTTGCTGCTGCTTACGGCCCTTGGGCCATTGGCGGTATTGGCGCAAGATGACACCGCCGCCACGCCGCCCGCGGCCGGCGACAGCGCGCCGGCCCCGGTCTGGCAGGAGTCTTTCGACCGCGCTGTGGGCATTGCCACCGGCGAGCGGCGCCAAATGCTCCTGGTCTTCCAGACCGAATGGTGTCCCTGGTCACGGGCAATGAACGAGTCCACCTGGACCGACACGCAGATCCTCGAGCGCGCCAAGACACTGGTGTTTGTCCGCATCGATGGCGACCTCGACACGGCGACCGTCTCCCGGTTCCGCGTCTCCCGTTTTCCGACCACCATCCTGGCCACCGACAAGGCCGTCGAAGTTGACCGCTTTGTCGGCTACTTCGGTCCGCGCGAACTCGATAAGGAACTGACCCGCGCGTTGGAAGGCACCGGGACGGTGTGGGAACTGGAACGCCTCACTTCGGAAACGAAGAACGACCCGAAGGTGCTGCTTGCGCTGGGCAAGAAGTACATCGAGCGCAACGAGTTTGATCGCGCCGCCGAGTATCTGTCGCGGGCGAAACTGCTGGATCAGGACGGCGGGCTCGGTGTCGTCGATGACATTCTCTTCACCGAGGCGCGCATCGAACGCGAGCGCAAGAATTGGTACAAAGCGATTGAGATCTTCAAAAAACTGATCAAGGACCACCCCGAATCCGAATGGCGCGAGGACTCCGAATTGTACACCGCCTGGCTCTACGCCCAAGCCAGCGACCGGAAGGAAGCGACCAAACGGTTCACGCAATTCCTCAAGGAACGCAGCGGATCCTCTGAGACCCAGTGGGTCCAGCGGCAACTCAACCGGCTGGCCGCCGCCGATTCCGCCGCGGCATCGTCCGCCAACCAAGGCAGTCAGACACCATGA
- the accC gene encoding acetyl-CoA carboxylase biotin carboxylase subunit, which produces MFKKILIANRGEIALRIIRACRELGIPTVAIYSEPDRESLHVRFADEDVCIGPAAPSKSYLDPKRIVAAAEVTGADAIHPGYGFLAENADFAQICIDCGLTFIGPSPETIRRMGDKAAARQTMKEAGVPIVPGTDGPVSDPQAAREAALAIGFPVIIKAAGGGGGRGMRICRDPGELEMLILAAQTEAKLAFNNPDVYIEKYIEQPRHVEFQVIGDSRGNVVHLGERDCTVQRRHQKLIEESPSPGINDETRRQMAAAAIIGADAVSYQSAGTIEFLVDKTGHFYFMEMNTRIQVEHPVTEEQTDIDLVKEQILVAAGQPLSFSQSQVKFSGHTMEVRINAENPEADFRPSPGKITSFHVPGGHGVRVDTHAYAAYTIPPFYDSLVAKLIVHGKTRDEALTKMQRALGEFVIEGIHTTIDFHKRVIASAEFRSGHFDTTFVERFFLAEARAKTIGETPAKAVAA; this is translated from the coding sequence ATGTTCAAGAAAATCCTCATCGCCAACCGCGGCGAGATCGCGCTGCGCATCATCCGCGCCTGCCGGGAGTTGGGCATTCCCACGGTCGCCATCTACTCCGAGCCCGACCGGGAGTCGCTGCATGTGCGTTTTGCCGACGAGGACGTTTGCATCGGACCGGCGGCGCCGTCGAAATCATACCTCGATCCCAAGCGCATCGTCGCCGCCGCGGAGGTGACCGGCGCCGACGCGATTCATCCCGGTTATGGCTTCCTGGCCGAAAACGCCGACTTCGCCCAGATCTGCATCGACTGCGGGCTGACCTTCATCGGTCCCTCGCCGGAGACCATCCGGCGCATGGGCGACAAGGCCGCGGCCCGTCAGACGATGAAGGAAGCGGGTGTGCCGATCGTCCCGGGCACCGACGGCCCGGTCTCCGACCCGCAGGCGGCGCGCGAGGCGGCGCTGGCCATCGGCTTCCCGGTGATCATCAAAGCCGCCGGCGGTGGCGGCGGACGCGGCATGCGCATCTGCCGCGATCCCGGCGAGCTCGAAATGCTCATCCTTGCCGCCCAGACCGAGGCGAAGCTGGCCTTCAATAATCCCGACGTCTACATCGAAAAGTACATCGAGCAGCCGCGCCATGTCGAATTCCAGGTCATCGGCGATTCGCGCGGCAACGTGGTCCATCTCGGCGAACGCGATTGCACCGTCCAGCGCCGCCACCAGAAACTGATCGAGGAGTCGCCGTCGCCGGGGATCAACGACGAGACCCGCCGTCAGATGGCCGCGGCCGCCATTATCGGCGCCGACGCCGTCAGCTATCAATCCGCCGGCACCATCGAGTTCCTTGTCGACAAGACGGGCCACTTCTACTTCATGGAGATGAACACCCGCATCCAGGTCGAACACCCGGTCACCGAGGAGCAGACCGACATCGATCTGGTCAAAGAGCAGATCCTGGTGGCCGCCGGGCAGCCGTTGTCCTTCTCGCAGTCGCAGGTGAAGTTCTCGGGGCACACCATGGAAGTCCGCATCAACGCCGAGAATCCCGAAGCCGATTTCCGCCCGTCGCCCGGCAAGATCACTTCGTTTCACGTTCCCGGCGGTCACGGTGTCCGGGTCGACACCCACGCCTACGCGGCCTACACCATCCCGCCGTTCTATGACTCCCTGGTTGCGAAACTGATCGTGCATGGCAAAACCCGCGACGAGGCGTTGACGAAGATGCAGCGGGCGCTGGGCGAATTTGTGATCGAGGGCATCCACACTACCATCGACTTCCACAAGCGGGTCATTGCCTCGGCCGAATTCCGTTCGGGACATTTCGACACGACATTCGTTGAGCGCTTCTTCCTCGCCGAAGCGCGGGCCAAGACGATCGGCGAGACGCCCGCCAAGGCCGTGGCCGCCTGA
- a CDS encoding ATP-binding cassette domain-containing protein: MLWSCAHVSVRYRQEDGTEVLALDDVSFSVRTGERVCLVGPNGSGKSTLALLMAGLINPSAGAVSVDGHPPIPPTGAIAFQSPEDNLLGATVAEELALSIEHRMQAVNPDASVDDWLERFGLTQLAKTEVGRLSGGEKQIVALACALASGKSMVVMDEPTSHLDPPGRRRLWEFLAALPSAGDDTPAIVFVTQYRDDVVRFDRVIALDRGRIIHDGPSIDWPISHPSVVSSPPAPPESGPVLLSVRGLGQKSHPGWPLPPHPVRDVSLEIRAGEAIGLCGPIGAGKTTLALLLAGLLDRFEGARTCVGGQPVMLIQFPERQLFCRTCADEIAVGLRHQGLGEQEIANRVRDYLTLVGLPPDQFARRDPFSLSGGQKRRLIIAAAAALTAPLYILDEPQAALDESGISMLRTLTEHWRTRGASYLLISHDLVFLRRLTHRLMIISGGELVFDGDWDRVEASPKPLLDIGFPLPEKTWI; encoded by the coding sequence ATGTTGTGGTCCTGCGCCCATGTGTCCGTGCGCTACCGTCAGGAGGATGGCACCGAGGTCCTCGCGCTGGACGATGTCTCGTTTTCCGTTCGAACCGGCGAGCGGGTCTGCCTCGTCGGCCCCAATGGATCGGGCAAATCGACACTGGCGCTGCTGATGGCCGGCTTGATCAATCCGTCTGCCGGCGCGGTGAGCGTGGATGGGCATCCGCCGATTCCGCCCACCGGGGCGATTGCGTTTCAGTCTCCCGAGGACAATCTGCTCGGCGCCACGGTCGCCGAGGAGCTCGCGCTCTCGATTGAGCACCGGATGCAGGCCGTCAATCCGGACGCCAGCGTCGATGACTGGCTCGAACGATTTGGGCTCACTCAACTGGCCAAGACCGAGGTCGGGCGCCTGTCGGGAGGGGAAAAGCAGATCGTCGCGCTGGCCTGCGCGCTGGCTTCCGGCAAATCCATGGTCGTCATGGATGAACCCACCTCCCATCTCGACCCGCCCGGCAGACGGCGTCTCTGGGAGTTCCTCGCCGCGTTGCCGTCGGCCGGCGATGACACGCCGGCGATCGTCTTCGTGACGCAGTACCGTGACGATGTCGTCCGCTTCGACCGTGTCATCGCGCTTGACCGTGGACGCATCATCCATGACGGGCCCTCCATCGACTGGCCGATTTCGCATCCGTCCGTTGTGTCCTCGCCGCCGGCGCCCCCTGAATCCGGTCCGGTCCTGTTGTCCGTGCGCGGACTGGGCCAGAAGTCCCATCCCGGATGGCCGCTCCCGCCGCACCCAGTCCGCGATGTCTCGCTGGAGATTCGCGCCGGCGAAGCGATCGGCCTCTGCGGTCCGATTGGCGCCGGCAAGACCACGCTCGCGCTCCTGCTCGCCGGACTTCTCGACCGGTTCGAGGGCGCACGGACATGCGTCGGCGGACAGCCGGTCATGTTGATCCAGTTTCCCGAACGCCAGCTCTTCTGCCGCACCTGCGCCGATGAAATCGCCGTCGGGTTGCGCCACCAAGGGCTCGGCGAACAGGAGATCGCGAACCGTGTGCGGGATTATCTCACACTGGTCGGCCTGCCGCCGGACCAGTTCGCCCGCCGCGACCCGTTTTCGCTTTCCGGCGGCCAGAAACGCCGCCTGATCATAGCCGCTGCCGCCGCGCTGACTGCCCCGCTTTATATCCTCGATGAACCGCAGGCCGCACTCGACGAATCGGGAATCTCGATGCTGCGCACCCTGACGGAGCATTGGCGCACACGAGGCGCTTCCTATCTGCTCATCTCGCACGACCTCGTGTTTCTGCGTCGGTTGACTCACCGCTTAATGATCATAAGCGGGGGTGAACTTGTCTTCGATGGAGATTGGGACCGCGTGGAAGCGAGCCCTAAGCCGCTGTTGGACATCGGCTTTCCGCTCCCGGAAAAGACGTGGATTTGA
- the gcvPB gene encoding aminomethyl-transferring glycine dehydrogenase subunit GcvPB yields MNTIAQTIFDLSIPGSQSVAMPSSDVPEASPAWRLPAGFLRATPPDWPEVAEIEVVRHYTRLSTLNHHIDKNIYPLGSCTMKYNPKVNERASAKPGFARLHPETPDEDCQGALQLMWELARDLAVITGMDEVRLQGSAGAQGEMIGLLMARAYHMRRGENRRRVIIPDSSHGTNPASVALCGFEPLAIKSNAHGLVDPTVLASVMDETVACIMLTNPNTLGLFERDIVQIARIVHDKGGLLYNDGANTNALLGLARAGDMGFDILHLNLHKTFSTPHGGGGPGAAAVGAKKGLAPFLPGPRVVRKSREGEAKADADARYVYQRETPGPESIGSVHPFIGNFAVLVRAFTYIRAQGAEGLAQVSRDAILAANYVRARLKDAYEIPHEGPCMHEFVASANRQKKHGVRAGAIGKRLLDFGLHAPTVYFPLIVPEALMIEPTETESKERLDALADAFLQIAREAEENPDLVNHAPHDTPYLRIDEAKAARDLDCG; encoded by the coding sequence ATGAACACCATCGCCCAGACGATCTTCGACCTATCGATCCCCGGCAGCCAGTCGGTGGCCATGCCGTCCTCCGATGTTCCCGAGGCCTCCCCGGCGTGGCGGCTGCCCGCCGGATTCCTGCGCGCCACTCCGCCCGACTGGCCGGAAGTGGCCGAAATCGAGGTGGTGCGTCACTACACGCGCCTCTCGACGCTCAACCACCACATCGACAAGAATATCTACCCGCTGGGGTCCTGCACGATGAAGTACAACCCCAAAGTCAACGAGCGCGCCTCCGCCAAGCCGGGATTCGCCCGTTTGCACCCCGAAACGCCCGACGAGGACTGTCAGGGGGCGCTGCAACTGATGTGGGAACTGGCGCGCGACCTGGCGGTGATTACCGGCATGGATGAGGTGCGTCTGCAGGGCTCGGCCGGCGCGCAGGGGGAAATGATCGGGTTGCTCATGGCCCGCGCCTATCACATGCGCCGCGGCGAAAATCGCCGGCGTGTCATCATCCCTGATTCGTCGCATGGCACCAATCCCGCCTCGGTCGCCCTCTGTGGGTTCGAGCCCCTGGCGATCAAGTCCAACGCTCACGGCCTGGTCGATCCGACGGTGCTGGCATCGGTGATGGATGAGACCGTGGCCTGCATCATGCTCACCAACCCGAACACGCTCGGCCTGTTCGAGCGCGACATCGTCCAGATCGCCAGGATTGTCCACGACAAGGGCGGGCTGCTCTACAACGACGGCGCCAACACCAACGCGCTCCTCGGGCTGGCGCGCGCCGGGGACATGGGTTTTGATATCTTGCATCTGAATCTGCACAAGACCTTCTCGACCCCGCACGGCGGCGGCGGACCGGGCGCGGCCGCAGTCGGCGCCAAGAAGGGTCTGGCCCCATTCCTGCCCGGCCCGCGGGTGGTGCGAAAGTCCCGCGAGGGAGAGGCGAAAGCCGACGCCGATGCGCGCTATGTCTACCAGCGCGAGACTCCCGGCCCGGAGTCGATCGGATCGGTCCATCCCTTCATCGGCAATTTTGCCGTGCTCGTGCGCGCCTTCACCTACATCCGCGCCCAGGGCGCCGAGGGACTGGCGCAGGTCTCGCGCGATGCCATCCTTGCCGCCAACTATGTCCGGGCCCGACTGAAAGACGCCTACGAAATCCCGCACGAGGGGCCCTGCATGCATGAGTTTGTCGCCTCCGCCAACCGGCAGAAAAAGCACGGTGTCCGCGCCGGCGCGATCGGCAAACGCTTGCTCGACTTCGGTCTGCATGCGCCCACCGTCTACTTCCCGCTGATTGTCCCTGAGGCACTCATGATCGAGCCGACCGAGACCGAAAGCAAGGAGCGCCTCGATGCCCTCGCCGACGCCTTCCTCCAGATCGCCCGTGAGGCGGAGGAAAACCCCGATCTGGTCAACCATGCCCCGCACGACACCCCATACCTCCGCATCGACGAGGCCAAAGCTGCGCGGGATTTGGATTGCGGGTAG
- a CDS encoding aspartate carbamoyltransferase catalytic subunit: MDQSLTMTDAQKRPGGAPPEAAAPEGRLRIKHLLGLEGVCREDLELIFTTARSFKDILDRPIKKVPPLRGQTVVNLFYEPSTRTRISFELAEKRLSADVVNFTASASSVTKGESLRDTVKNILAMKTDVVVIRHPCPGAPHFLTRATDAIILNAGDGAHEHPTQGLLDIYTMWERWGEVKGKRVLIVGDILHSRVARSNIWGLLTMGATVAVVGPATLMPSFVNDLGIEVFTDMDKALAPGCDAINCLRIQRERQSSDFLPSMREYSRLYGVDARRAASLRPGGLIMHPGPMNRGVEITSDVADGSHSVILDQVTNGLAVRMAALYLLCGGTAPAREEGA; the protein is encoded by the coding sequence ATGGACCAGTCGCTGACCATGACCGACGCGCAGAAGCGCCCGGGCGGCGCCCCCCCGGAGGCCGCCGCTCCGGAAGGACGGCTGCGCATCAAGCACCTGCTCGGACTCGAGGGCGTCTGCCGCGAGGATCTGGAACTGATCTTCACCACCGCCCGCTCGTTCAAAGACATCCTCGACCGTCCGATCAAGAAAGTCCCGCCCCTGCGCGGCCAGACCGTCGTCAATCTCTTCTATGAGCCGTCGACCCGTACCCGCATCTCGTTTGAGCTGGCGGAAAAGCGGCTCTCCGCCGATGTGGTCAATTTCACCGCGTCGGCTTCGTCGGTGACCAAGGGCGAATCGCTGCGCGACACGGTGAAAAACATACTGGCGATGAAAACCGATGTGGTGGTCATCCGCCATCCCTGCCCCGGAGCGCCCCATTTTCTGACTCGCGCCACCGATGCCATCATCCTCAACGCCGGCGATGGCGCCCATGAACACCCGACCCAGGGACTGTTGGATATCTACACCATGTGGGAACGCTGGGGCGAGGTGAAAGGCAAGCGCGTTCTGATCGTCGGCGACATCCTGCACTCACGCGTGGCGCGCTCCAACATCTGGGGACTTCTGACCATGGGGGCCACCGTGGCGGTCGTCGGACCGGCCACGCTTATGCCCTCCTTCGTCAATGACCTGGGCATTGAAGTCTTCACCGATATGGACAAGGCGCTGGCGCCCGGCTGCGATGCGATCAACTGCCTGCGCATCCAGCGCGAGCGTCAGAGTTCCGATTTTCTGCCCTCCATGCGCGAATACTCGCGTCTCTACGGGGTTGATGCCCGCCGCGCCGCCAGTTTGCGGCCCGGCGGCCTGATCATGCACCCCGGTCCGATGAACCGCGGGGTGGAGATCACCTCCGACGTCGCCGACGGCTCCCACTCCGTCATTCTCGACCAGGTCACCAATGGACTGGCCGTGCGCATGGCCGCCCTCTATCTGCTCTGCGGCGGCACGGCTCCGGCCAGAGAGGAGGGAGCATGA
- the gcvPA gene encoding aminomethyl-transferring glycine dehydrogenase subunit GcvPA translates to MAYLPHNDERRRAMLKTIGVGSIDDLLRPIPSEIRQQGPIDIPPALAESDVDLLAEQLAAKNAVAGGFDSFLGGGIYDHYIPAAVDHVAARSEFYTAYTPYQPEVAQGTLQATYEYQSMVRRLTGMEVAQASMYDGGSATAEAALLAMAETGRGKIVIAGALNPRYRSILETYLSAQTVTIETANRPDGSTDFDRLAQLVDDNAACVIMSSPNYFGGLEDWARGAEIAHARGALLIAVFHPISLGLLRSPGECGADVAVGEGQCLGNPPAFGGPLLGLFATRKKFIRRLPGRLVGKTVDARGVMAFVTTLQTREQHIRREKATSNICTAQALLATRAAIYMAMLGKQGITTLAKTCLDRAHYLAENIARIPGYSVPFGPAFFNEFVVEAPANARTILARLRQQRILGGIELAGRFPGFDRRFLVCVTEKHSRATLDRFVAALREAGQQAGAGASDSMTVGGAAAR, encoded by the coding sequence ATGGCGTACCTGCCCCACAATGACGAGCGGCGCCGCGCGATGCTCAAAACCATCGGCGTCGGCTCGATCGATGATCTGCTCCGGCCGATTCCGTCCGAAATCCGCCAGCAGGGGCCGATTGACATCCCGCCGGCGCTGGCCGAATCCGATGTCGATCTGTTGGCCGAACAACTGGCGGCGAAGAATGCCGTCGCCGGCGGCTTCGACTCTTTCCTCGGCGGCGGCATTTACGATCACTATATCCCCGCCGCGGTCGACCATGTCGCTGCGCGCTCGGAGTTTTACACCGCCTACACGCCCTACCAGCCCGAAGTCGCGCAAGGGACTCTGCAGGCCACCTACGAATACCAGTCGATGGTGCGCCGTCTGACCGGCATGGAGGTGGCGCAGGCGTCGATGTACGATGGCGGCTCGGCGACCGCCGAGGCCGCGCTGCTGGCAATGGCCGAGACCGGACGCGGCAAGATCGTGATCGCCGGCGCCCTCAACCCGCGCTACCGCAGCATCCTCGAGACTTATCTGTCGGCGCAGACCGTCACGATCGAAACGGCCAATCGTCCCGACGGCTCCACCGACTTTGATCGTCTGGCGCAACTGGTGGATGACAACGCCGCGTGCGTGATCATGTCGTCGCCGAATTACTTCGGCGGCCTCGAGGACTGGGCCCGCGGCGCCGAGATCGCCCACGCCAGGGGCGCGCTTCTGATCGCGGTCTTTCATCCGATTTCGCTGGGCCTTCTCCGCTCGCCCGGCGAATGCGGCGCCGATGTCGCCGTGGGCGAGGGGCAGTGCCTCGGCAATCCGCCCGCTTTCGGCGGGCCGCTGCTGGGCCTGTTTGCCACCCGCAAGAAGTTCATCCGCCGGCTCCCCGGACGGCTGGTCGGCAAGACCGTCGATGCCCGCGGCGTGATGGCCTTTGTAACCACCCTTCAGACGCGCGAACAGCACATCCGCCGCGAAAAGGCCACCTCGAACATCTGCACCGCGCAGGCGCTTTTGGCCACACGCGCGGCGATCTACATGGCGATGCTCGGCAAGCAGGGCATCACCACGCTGGCGAAGACCTGCCTGGACCGCGCGCATTATCTCGCGGAGAACATCGCACGGATTCCCGGCTACAGCGTCCCGTTTGGGCCCGCCTTCTTCAACGAGTTCGTCGTCGAGGCGCCGGCCAATGCCCGCACGATTCTGGCGCGGCTGCGTCAGCAACGCATCCTCGGAGGGATCGAACTGGCCGGACGATTCCCCGGATTCGATCGGCGTTTCCTGGTCTGCGTCACCGAGAAGCACAGCCGCGCCACGCTTGACCGCTTCGTCGCGGCCCTGCGCGAGGCCGGCCAGCAAGCCGGCGCCGGCGCATCCGACTCGATGACTGTGGGAGGAGCCGCCGCCCGGTAG
- the pyrR gene encoding bifunctional pyr operon transcriptional regulator/uracil phosphoribosyltransferase PyrR, translated as MSTDLISSRPVMDAAAMRRAIERIAHEILERNDGLNDVVLIGIRTRGAPLADRIAGVLDRVEGSAPPVGYLDISFYRDDLRGSLAQPVVQRTEILFDITGKIAVLVDDVLFTGRTIRAALDALTDLGRPRAIQLAVLVDRGHRELPIRADYVGKNLPTARGEQVVVQLAEKDGTDGVIVGRLSPGKKSKPQPALEFGLNNE; from the coding sequence TTGAGCACCGATCTGATCTCGTCACGTCCGGTCATGGACGCGGCCGCGATGCGCCGCGCCATCGAACGCATCGCACACGAAATCCTCGAGCGCAACGATGGCCTCAACGATGTGGTTTTAATCGGGATCCGCACCCGCGGCGCGCCGTTGGCTGACCGCATCGCCGGCGTTCTCGACCGCGTGGAAGGCAGCGCCCCGCCGGTCGGTTATCTCGACATCTCGTTTTACCGCGATGACCTGCGCGGCTCGCTCGCCCAGCCGGTGGTGCAGCGCACCGAAATCCTCTTCGACATCACCGGCAAGATCGCCGTGTTGGTCGACGACGTGCTCTTCACCGGACGCACCATTCGCGCCGCGCTCGACGCCCTGACCGATCTGGGCCGGCCGCGCGCGATCCAACTGGCGGTGTTGGTCGACCGCGGCCACCGGGAACTGCCGATCCGCGCCGACTACGTCGGCAAGAACCTGCCGACCGCCCGCGGCGAGCAGGTGGTCGTCCAACTGGCGGAGAAGGATGGCACCGATGGCGTCATCGTCGGGCGACTGTCTCCCGGCAAGAAGTCGAAACCCCAACCGGCGCTTGAATTCGGGCTCAACAACGAGTGA
- a CDS encoding very short patch repair endonuclease, translating to MQLRESLVCRSARSDRAVDTFGGMSRSAIMSKIRSSRNASTELRLMSMLRREHLAGWRRGSQLPGRPDFVWHRERVAVFVDGCFWHGHNCRNLTPRTNARWWEAKILRNIKRDNHFGRRLRSLGWRVLRIRECHLKRRPEWVLTRIRLALSRK from the coding sequence ATGCAGCTAAGAGAATCTCTGGTGTGTCGGTCTGCTAGAAGTGATCGCGCCGTCGATACCTTTGGCGGAATGAGTCGCTCGGCAATCATGTCCAAGATCCGAAGCTCTCGGAACGCATCGACGGAATTGAGACTCATGTCGATGCTTCGGAGAGAGCATCTCGCGGGCTGGCGCAGGGGCTCACAACTCCCTGGCCGCCCCGACTTCGTCTGGCATCGAGAGAGGGTAGCAGTCTTCGTCGATGGGTGCTTCTGGCATGGACACAACTGTCGCAATCTGACGCCACGGACGAATGCACGGTGGTGGGAGGCGAAGATCCTGCGGAACATCAAGCGCGACAACCACTTCGGGAGGCGGCTCAGGTCGCTTGGATGGAGAGTACTTCGGATCCGTGAGTGCCATCTGAAGAGACGCCCCGAGTGGGTGCTGACCCGTATCCGATTGGCCTTAAGCAGAAAGTGA
- the gcvH gene encoding glycine cleavage system protein GcvH yields MIIKDNLRYTKDHEWLDIQGDTGTIGITDFAQGELGDVVYVELPAVGTAVKAGEPFGTIEAVKAVSELYAPVSGTVSEVNTRLADEANLVNQDCYGAGWMIKIKIANAAEANALLSPKDYSQLVEQH; encoded by the coding sequence GTGATTATCAAGGACAATCTCCGGTATACCAAAGACCACGAGTGGCTGGACATCCAGGGTGACACCGGCACCATCGGCATCACCGACTTTGCCCAGGGTGAGCTGGGCGATGTCGTCTATGTCGAACTGCCCGCGGTCGGCACCGCCGTCAAGGCCGGCGAACCCTTCGGCACGATCGAAGCGGTCAAGGCGGTATCGGAACTTTATGCCCCGGTTTCGGGTACGGTCAGTGAGGTCAATACGCGGCTGGCCGATGAGGCCAATCTCGTCAACCAGGACTGTTACGGCGCCGGATGGATGATCAAGATCAAGATTGCCAACGCCGCCGAGGCCAACGCGCTCCTGTCGCCCAAGGACTACAGCCAACTCGTCGAGCAACACTAA
- a CDS encoding DNA cytosine methyltransferase: MRERPTFIDLFSGAGGLGLGFEMAGFRSVWAVDFDRASCETYALNFGHTVFCGDIREAKPPFPEADVVIGGPPCQGFSPLGQMSPSDEHVRMNELWREFLRILRVVRPSAFVVENVPQFLGSKQAQLFLSTVARLGYGALPIVLNAYEFGVPQKRRRGFILGSIIGPPMPPTPNGIRRTVRDAIGDLPIEPTNLDLHFGRSPRPNSLERYKCIPPGGNRFDLIRKRPDLAPACWLKKKSGSTDVFGRLRWDRPSLTIRTEFYKPEKGCYLHPESHRPITHREAARLQSFPDSFQFLGSKIEIARMIGNAVPPLLAKAVALSIRPYVVPRQRTPQESRMMAESK, translated from the coding sequence ATGAGAGAGAGACCAACATTCATCGATCTGTTCTCAGGTGCAGGAGGACTTGGTCTCGGCTTCGAAATGGCTGGATTTCGGAGCGTTTGGGCTGTGGATTTTGATCGCGCAAGTTGTGAAACATACGCGTTGAACTTCGGTCATACTGTATTCTGCGGGGATATCCGGGAAGCCAAGCCACCATTCCCAGAGGCGGATGTTGTCATTGGTGGGCCACCGTGTCAGGGATTCTCTCCGCTGGGGCAGATGAGCCCTTCAGACGAGCACGTCCGCATGAATGAGTTGTGGCGTGAGTTTCTGAGAATACTGCGTGTCGTTCGTCCCAGTGCGTTCGTCGTCGAGAATGTCCCGCAATTCCTGGGATCCAAGCAAGCTCAACTGTTTCTGAGTACCGTAGCACGGCTTGGTTATGGCGCACTACCAATCGTTTTGAACGCTTATGAATTCGGTGTCCCGCAGAAGCGGCGACGAGGATTTATTCTCGGATCGATAATCGGTCCGCCAATGCCGCCTACTCCGAACGGCATTAGACGAACTGTTCGGGATGCCATCGGAGATCTCCCAATTGAACCGACCAATCTTGATCTTCACTTCGGTCGTTCGCCTCGCCCGAACTCGTTGGAAAGGTACAAGTGTATCCCGCCCGGCGGGAATCGCTTCGACCTTATTCGCAAACGCCCAGACTTGGCCCCTGCCTGCTGGCTAAAGAAGAAATCCGGTAGCACTGACGTCTTTGGAAGGCTGAGGTGGGACCGCCCATCCCTGACGATACGTACTGAATTCTATAAACCCGAGAAAGGTTGCTACCTACATCCCGAGTCGCATCGCCCGATAACTCACCGTGAGGCAGCTAGACTTCAGAGCTTTCCGGACAGTTTTCAGTTTTTAGGGAGCAAGATCGAGATCGCGCGCATGATTGGGAACGCGGTTCCCCCGTTACTTGCGAAAGCAGTTGCCCTGTCAATTCGACCGTACGTAGTTCCCCGACAAAGGACGCCACAAGAAAGTAGGATGATGGCGGAATCAAAATGA
- a CDS encoding TRASH domain-containing protein: MQVCDYCGVEIEGTPVRRKKHVYCSKTCAEEHEFEVAEADDEELEYELEDDEEDDERNGH, from the coding sequence ATGCAAGTCTGTGATTACTGCGGGGTCGAGATCGAAGGCACCCCGGTCCGCCGGAAAAAGCATGTCTACTGCTCCAAGACATGCGCTGAAGAGCACGAGTTCGAAGTGGCCGAGGCCGACGACGAAGAGTTGGAATACGAGCTGGAGGACGACGAGGAAGACGACGAACGCAACGGCCACTGA